TGTAGTTATCACGCTCAGTTGTGAGTGTGCCGACGGAATTCTGCAGTTTCGTGATATCTTTTCCATGCAGAACCATTACTTGAGAAGCCTGTTCATCAGTTAAACCAATAGACGTGAGTTCTTCTGTTTTCATAATTTGTCCTTTCCTCATAAAAGCAATAACTAGGCGTTTTAAGTGGTTGCTGGCACTCGATTATTGCTTTCATGCTCTGCTTTATTAGGGCTGCAGATTGTCCAAAGATTAAAGGTATGAAAAAAGCAGCCCTCAAAAAGGCTGCCTGTTTCTAAAATTAGGCATAAAAATACCGCCGAGCAATACGCCGGGCGGTTTAATAATCGCGGAACGGACACTTTTTGCAGATATCCTTCCAATTGGGCTTTCTCTTATACTTGGCGGGAATAGCTGATTCGATGACTTCCTGATTTTCCATGCAGTCAATATCCTCAATCCAATCATCGACGAGAGGGCATTTTACCTTTTCGGCTATCCCGTTTTCATCCGGTATATATTCCACATCACCGTTATAAGCCATTTTTCAAAATCACCTCCAAAATTGCTTTTGTATTATCATCATATTGTTTCGCAGAATACGCGGTACGAATTAGTGATTCGAGAGCGTTAACATAAGTGGTTCCATCAACGCCATAATAGCGTTCATATTTCCCACCCCACACCGTAACCGATATTTTAGCATCATGTACCCATTGGATAGCCTGTTCCCTTGTAACATCATGTTTACGTTGCAAATTAATATGCTTATCATCAAAGGAAAGAGAACCAGTATTAATCGGCTTCGGTATTAAATGGATTTTTGCGGTCTTGGGAAGGTTCCCAGCGGTACGAATCTCCTCTTTTATTATATCCTTTTGCCGCTGAATATCAACTTTTTTATTGACCCAAACGGCCTTACTGGATTGACTGTGACTAAATCCGAGAACCTGTTCCAGGTTTCGCTGGCGCTCAAGTCCCGTCTTCTGCGTAAAATCTTTCAGGATCGATTCCTGCTGTTTAAGCTTTATTGCTGCAGAGTTAAACTCCTGCTTCATGGCTTTTGCAGTGGCTTCGTCTTTTGCGGATTTTACCGCCTCATCATATCCGGCTGCCTGCCGCTTGCTGTCACGAACAGCGCGTTCCATTGCTCGCTGTCGTTGGGTAGCATCGTAATAGCTCATTTTAACGCCTTGATATTCGACGGTCTTGTTCTTGTATTCATCCAACTTTTGCTTTGGATAAGCGGATTCCGATATTCCTTCAAAATATGGGTAAAAGTTGTGCCGGCAGTTCCAACCGCAAAGGCCGTCCCCATATCCATACCGTGTGTTTTCCACAAAGTCAGGGTATTTCCGATTGTTTCCCGATCGGCTGAATACTTTGCCCTGCCAGACAGCATGTTCCGGGCGTGCGCCGATATGCGCTGTTGTTTCCACGAGATCACAGCCCATGTCATCGGCATAAGCAAGACTTATCTGTGCCGATGTTTGATTGACGCCGGTCATTACAGCGCGGCGGGTTGCAACATCCAAACGGTCATGATGGCCGGTAGGATACGTGATCCAGTTTCCGCCGTCAATAGCAGAACGTACTGCATTGCGAATCGCTGTCGTATAATCAAAAGCCCCGCTGTCAACCTGCATTTCTGCAATCGTTGCGGCATGGATATAAGCTTGCTGTGCGCCGCTGGCGGTCGTCTGAGTTAGGTTCTGCAAATATCCGCTTGTCTTTACCAGACCAGCATTCAAAACCTGTTGTGCTGCGGGTGACATGGCAAGCGGAGGAGGAGAAAGACCGGCTGCTGTGTAAATGGTACGATCATAGTTGACAGCCTCCACTCCGAAGTCCTGAAATAACGCGCGGACTTGTGATTCTGAAGCTCCGCTGAATTTTGAAACTTCGGCGATTACCTCATTGTAAAGAAGGCCGGAGTTCTGCACTCTATCAATCTGCCAGGCCGCTGTATCTGTAATGCGCCTGGTTTTCATGATGCGCCGTACAATATCGCGTATGATGAGCTGATCAAGCTGACTGTACAGATCAACAATATCATCTGCGGCGTGTTCAAGATACTCAGGTGGCAGCATTGTTATCACCAGACTGTTGTTTAAAATCAAACGGATTACTTAAATTGCTGGCAGCTTCATTTGCAATCTCTTTGGCATCCTTTTCGGTATAGTGCTCAAACTCAACCAAATAACGCCAGAACGGGAATTTCCCAGCGGTAACATACTGCCAGTACATTTGCTTTCGCTGCTGTGGATCGTTGACGATACTGTCATCCCAATCATAGGCAGTCTGGTAACTTCCCTGCGGCGCTAATTGATACAGCGTCGCAAGTTTATCCATGGAATAAATAAGATCGTCCAGAGCACTTTGCAGGGACTTCTGAATATCCCGCACGGTAGAGAAACTGCGCTGCTTTGATGCCTGAATTTCTGTTGCGGTTTTAGCAACATCCTGTGGATCAGATAGAGTTCCATAGGCAAGCCCACACTGCATTTCAATCTGCTTGAGCATGGTATTCATGCCGCGCGCAAGACTTTCGTCTCGCAGTTGAGGTGCAAAGATTTCATAGAATGACTGATCCTGTGCACGAACACTGTGTCCGCGATACAAGCGTTTATCGCGTTCCGGCATTTTAATGCTGCCGTCTGATTGGGTCTGCAGTAAATCATCTGCTACATCAATAGCCAGTTCGCCGCCTTTAAACTCCCAGAGATATCGGCCGTATTGCGCGTCAAAATCCCGTATTGTCTCCACTGCGTCTGCAAAGACCGAAGTTCCAAGCGGGGAATGCCTGTCCTGCCGGTTTGCCTGTGGTACTCGGAAATAGGCAAACAGAGGACGATCAATCTCTTTAATCTGCATATCCGGGGTAAGCTGCGCCCATTCCGGCACATCGGACAGGGCAATAGGTGTTCCGATGGATTCGGAAGAATGACTTTCGAATGCTCGGTTTTGAATTGTATAGGTTCCGTTTGAGTATTCATGATGCTCTGCACGAGTGAAAATATTGTTTTTACGCTTGATTTGCTCAACAAATACACAGCCGGTCATTTTCCCAGAAGTGTCAAATGAGGTAGGAAAGAAGTCGTCTCCCTGCACTGAA
This genomic window from Caproicibacterium sp. BJN0003 contains:
- a CDS encoding phage minor capsid protein; this translates as MLPPEYLEHAADDIVDLYSQLDQLIIRDIVRRIMKTRRITDTAAWQIDRVQNSGLLYNEVIAEVSKFSGASESQVRALFQDFGVEAVNYDRTIYTAAGLSPPPLAMSPAAQQVLNAGLVKTSGYLQNLTQTTASGAQQAYIHAATIAEMQVDSGAFDYTTAIRNAVRSAIDGGNWITYPTGHHDRLDVATRRAVMTGVNQTSAQISLAYADDMGCDLVETTAHIGARPEHAVWQGKVFSRSGNNRKYPDFVENTRYGYGDGLCGWNCRHNFYPYFEGISESAYPKQKLDEYKNKTVEYQGVKMSYYDATQRQRAMERAVRDSKRQAAGYDEAVKSAKDEATAKAMKQEFNSAAIKLKQQESILKDFTQKTGLERQRNLEQVLGFSHSQSSKAVWVNKKVDIQRQKDIIKEEIRTAGNLPKTAKIHLIPKPINTGSLSFDDKHINLQRKHDVTREQAIQWVHDAKISVTVWGGKYERYYGVDGTTYVNALESLIRTAYSAKQYDDNTKAILEVILKNGL
- a CDS encoding capsid protein; translated protein: MLNQIFDQNTEQDVMMSEKMSAAIDLWARMYEDGGPWCNAKTGLHSCKLPVIISSEFARLVTLEMEVDITGSPRADFLQEQIKNFLIDIRTYIEFGCALGGIVFKPYVSNNQIVIDSVQGDDFFPTSFDTSGKMTGCVFVEQIKRKNNIFTRAEHHEYSNGTYTIQNRAFESHSSESIGTPIALSDVPEWAQLTPDMQIKEIDRPLFAYFRVPQANRQDRHSPLGTSVFADAVETIRDFDAQYGRYLWEFKGGELAIDVADDLLQTQSDGSIKMPERDKRLYRGHSVRAQDQSFYEIFAPQLRDESLARGMNTMLKQIEMQCGLAYGTLSDPQDVAKTATEIQASKQRSFSTVRDIQKSLQSALDDLIYSMDKLATLYQLAPQGSYQTAYDWDDSIVNDPQQRKQMYWQYVTAGKFPFWRYLVEFEHYTEKDAKEIANEAASNLSNPFDFKQQSGDNNAAT